The Lycium ferocissimum isolate CSIRO_LF1 chromosome 8, AGI_CSIRO_Lferr_CH_V1, whole genome shotgun sequence DNA segment GCACCTTCAGGCCAGTCTAATCTACCCCTCCTTACATATTTCTCTGCATGTCGACTAtccaaataaaaaagtaataagTCAAATGCTGATAATAACTGATAACATGAACATTCTAAAAACAGCACTCACTCCACTTTTTTTAACATTTGTGATGGTAATGGACCCAAAACTCTTTCCATCATGGCCAGGTGCTCCAAATTCTCGTGTGTCTGGAATAAAGCTTCACCCTGCAAAATTACCAAACATAAATACCTACTGCATTTTCCATCACAACATATTAACGTCTGGCTTCAAACAAACAGATTAATGAGAAAATCAGATGCTAGCAAATACCGAGCATAGTTCTACCAAGATGCATCCCACGCTCCATAAATCGCACGGGTAGCTCCATCCAAGGCCTAAAATAAACATAAGACCCAGTAATCAAGTAAGAGAACAATGCTAAATTAAGTGAGACTTCGTTGAAGGGAAGAAAATCTAAACCCACCAAGAATAACTTCAGGTGCACGGTAATGTCGTGTAGACACAATATAGTTGTGATCTGGTCGTTCATAAGCAGTGCTGCCAAAGTCGATTACTTTGATAGCACTTGACTTTGGTAACCTTTTATAAAATGATCTGTCTCTGTGTGACCATGGTGTACCCTGCAAAGGCAAGTAAAGGAACATACAGGGACAGAGAGATAAATGATGTGGCATGATCTCCAGAGGGCTAGTTAATTCTAGTTGTTATAAAAGTATAACACACTCCTAAGAGCTTGAAAAGCAGAACCTAATATACCTTGTAGTCGGGCACTTTTATGTAGTCGGCGGAAACAAAGAGTATATTCTCGGGCTTAAGGTCCGTATGGATGAGACGCATATCATGCATGACTGTAAACAAAGGGGACAATAAGCATTCACAATTCACAATTCACAATAAAATGTCTTCAACACAGTGGTGGCAATATAAAGGCAGTAACTTAACTAACAAATTAGAAAagtaaaatgcaaaatataaaacTCTTGAGAGCAAGAGAACAAAAAGATGCACAAGTATCTCATACTAGAAAAGTGAATTGAAGAAGTATAGACCACACACATGCTATACATTCCAACAATTGCCTCCCAATTTCACGAACTAGATCAACTGGAAATGCGCGATAACTGTTTTTCCGTAGAAAATCGAATAAGCTTGGCCCAAGCTTCTCAAACACCTGTTAAGACCATTAAATTCATTGCAAGCCTTAAGTCCCCATAGAATTCGCAAAGTTGGGGTATCGGGTTACCACAAATCAGTAATGTACTTACTAAGCAAATATGGTTACGATAATCAAACCAGTTCCGTAATTGGACACAACTGCAAAGAAGGAACTTATTTAACCATCACATGCAAACTTGCATTTATATGAAAGGCCAGTATATTCAACATAGACAAGACATACCGGCTTCCACCCCTATCATATCTCCCTAGCAACTGAAGCACGTCAACTTCTACCATTGCTGCTTCACGATACTTCTTTATACTTCGGATAATTTTGATGGCAACAAATTCCTTTTGCTCTCTGTCCCAGCATTCTAGAACTTGACCGAAGGTACCTGGTGAATTACAAAACATTGAAGAAAAAGATCCATGGGCAAACAAAAgcaatttaaaattaaatcagGAAAAGAATATTCAGACTGACCTTCACCAATCTTTTTGAGAATTTTATCTGCAATTACAGGAATGAAAATGAGTGAGAACATTATGGAGGGAGTAGGCCTATACTTGAATGCAGCTAAACTAACGGAATTCAGTATATGCACTCTAACATAAGCCATGACAGGAAATACATTCTGAGATTCTGAAAAGCTTCTAGTATTCAGCCAGGGAGAAGAGATATGCTGCTCCTTGGTTTGGCCGTCATTAGGACGGGAAGGAAGGTCAACTCCTGAAGTTTATGCAAGCAAATACATCTATAAAACAATGTGCAACCTCATTTCTTACACTTCCCTGATGCTCACTTATTACGCCACGGAAGAGAAGTAGATTGTTGAGAATAAAAAGTGCTCCTCcactattatttttttatcactttCTTCAATGAGTAAAGATATCTCTCGTATAAAAAAGGGATACTACCATATACAATACACATAAATTATCAGGTGGAATAGCTGAATTTCTAAGCACCTTTTGGTTTCTAATTGCTAACTACAAAACCATGATTACATAATTTCTTGTGGACAAAATGATGGACTTCAGCACGAATCAGACACAGAAAGAACTGGTGTATAAGAGCAACCAAGAAGAACCTAACATATACTTTCATCAAGCAGAGCCTAACACATATATAACAtggtgatgaaaaaaaaaaagtaattacaGCGAGTCGTTAAATTCTCTCCAAGCTCAAACATGTAATGTCCATCTTTGTCATCATCTCGCCGTGGGGGAGAGCCTTTTTGAGCCAGtccttttacatataaattatCATGATCGGGTAGTAATCTTGAATGCACATAGCTCGATGAATTGCCAACTTCTTGCCCATAATATATTCCCGACTGAGCCTACAGACAACCATTCATTCATATTCTTCTGAAAAAGATATAACATAAAACCTATCCTATATTTAAAACTAAACTGAACTTTGAAATATTTGCAAGAGTAACAACCAAGATGAATATTTTCACACAATCCCCAACTCAACAAACTCACTAAGCTGGACATAACTATTAAATCTCTACAAAATTATTGACATGAAAAAAACAATACAAAAATTTGTCCCGTAACAAGTATTCTCACCAACATCAGACATAGTTGAGATTGATGTGCGATCAAATACTAGTACACCTTTCAGTTCATACCGCGCATAAATCTTCCTATTCTACTGAGATCGGTTTGTACCTTTTCATCATGATTCAAATCTTCTTTTAATCCCGCTTTTCAAAAGAACCTCTAAATAAATTCTATTCTTGTAAAATTACAGATTAACAAAGttctatttttctcttcttcttttttccccaCTTAAAGTAAAGTCCCCAAATGCAGTAAAATATCACATGCAtattaaacaaacaaaagttTGCTGATATCCAATTTATATCACAAACTGAAATACACATTTCTGATCAAGAATTTAAGCATCAACATATCCTCCAATATCCAATTTATATCACAAACTGAAATATACCTCTTACAGCTCACAATACGTTCATTGGACAGTTCAATTGTATTCAAATTACTCACTATTGAACTATCACATGAGGCTCATATACCTCTATTCATTTTTGTAAAGACCCCTTTTAACTAATTTCCTCCACTGTTTTGGTCATTGGAACttctcacaaaaaaataatactccctcatcctaatttatgtgatacttttcgcttttgactaaactttaaagctaaattggattagattaactcaatatttttagattaaaagttatatatttgaaaactacatgaataATACTATaacttgcaacttttctcatatcggtgaaaaaataagttttaaaatgTGGGTCAAAGTTAATGCAGTGAATATCGGGAAGCGAAAAATAtgacataaattgggacagagaatCAATAACACCAAAACTTTCATTGAATCGCAACTTCAAATGTAATCAAAACACTCGAAATTCCGCTAAAAACTTCTCATTTTCCGAACATctcacaacaacaaaataataattaatgacACAAAACTTTCATTGAGCCATGACTTGaattctaatcaaaattgagctacatctatttcattttccaacaaaagaaaaaaaagaagaagaaaaaagtgtTACCTTGGGAGTATGAGAAGGATCCCAATCCAATCTAGGACGTTTTTTAGGACGACGATCCATATAAGAATGTGGATACTCCGTTACATAATCCATTTCCATCGATCAATTCGATGACATATAcaaatagagagagaaagaaaaccCTAATCCCCAATTTGTGTTTTGTGACCTAAGGAACACCAATAGCTCATGGTGTGGAGCGTACGATTGAGAATTTTGATTGATGGATCACCGTTGGATTAAATGTTGAGATTTAATCACGACCGTCTCAACCGACTTTAAAAGACTCATGTTTAGAAATACTAACCATGGTTAAgttaggctttttttttttttttttttttttaatcctatGTATGCGTTTCCATTCCGAATATTCTATCCAAGGATAACGTGCCATTTCAATa contains these protein-coding regions:
- the LOC132067199 gene encoding serine/threonine-protein kinase AFC2-like isoform X2, producing the protein MVEVDVLQLLGRYDRGGSRCVQLRNWFDYRNHICLVFEKLGPSLFDFLRKNSYRAFPVDLVREIGRQLLECIAFMHDMRLIHTDLKPENILFVSADYIKVPDYKGTPWSHRDRSFYKRLPKSSAIKVIDFGSTAYERPDHNYIVSTRHYRAPEVILGLGWSYPCDLWSVGCILVELCSGEALFQTHENLEHLAMMERVLGPLPSQMLKKVDRHAEKYVRRGRLDWPEGATSRESIKSVMKLPRLQNLVMQHVDHSAGDLIDLLQGLLRFDPSIRMTARDALRHPFFTRDQFRRL
- the LOC132067199 gene encoding serine/threonine-protein kinase AFC2-like isoform X1: MEMDYVTEYPHSYMDRRPKKRPRLDWDPSHTPKAQSGIYYGQEVGNSSSYVHSRLLPDHDNLYVKGLAQKGSPPRRDDDKDGHYMFELGENLTTRYKILKKIGEGTFGQVLECWDREQKEFVAIKIIRSIKKYREAAMVEVDVLQLLGRYDRGGSRCVQLRNWFDYRNHICLVFEKLGPSLFDFLRKNSYRAFPVDLVREIGRQLLECIAFMHDMRLIHTDLKPENILFVSADYIKVPDYKGTPWSHRDRSFYKRLPKSSAIKVIDFGSTAYERPDHNYIVSTRHYRAPEVILGLGWSYPCDLWSVGCILVELCSGEALFQTHENLEHLAMMERVLGPLPSQMLKKVDRHAEKYVRRGRLDWPEGATSRESIKSVMKLPRLQNLVMQHVDHSAGDLIDLLQGLLRFDPSIRMTARDALRHPFFTRDQFRRL
- the LOC132067199 gene encoding serine/threonine-protein kinase AFC2-like isoform X3; the encoded protein is MIGVEAVMHDMRLIHTDLKPENILFVSADYIKVPDYKGTPWSHRDRSFYKRLPKSSAIKVIDFGSTAYERPDHNYIVSTRHYRAPEVILGLGWSYPCDLWSVGCILVELCSGEALFQTHENLEHLAMMERVLGPLPSQMLKKVDRHAEKYVRRGRLDWPEGATSRESIKSVMKLPRLQNLVMQHVDHSAGDLIDLLQGLLRFDPSIRMTARDALRHPFFTRDQFRRL